The DNA window CATGCGAAtcataaggaaaacaaaggcataAGGAGTCTTGGTCTGGAACTCATAGACAAATGctcttttcagaaacagatgaTTGCATTTTGCCGATCAGgatgtttatttcttcagtgatttttagTTCTTTTGAACAGGAGAGAGTTGTTTATTAttgttaaacaaacaaacaaacaaacaagggattccccaaaggatttttttaCCCCAGaagtgtttcagaagaaaaacacagagtCACAAAGATAAGGGTGCCAGGGTAAATAGCCAGTTTCTCAAGAAGTCCTCCCACTGTATCTTCTTCCCGATAATGATGTTAATTCATATAACCCAGAAAGACCACTTATCTAGTTGTTACTGGTATATTTTTGAAATACCTATGATGGAAATTCTATTTGCAGTATCttgaaacaacaaaatgaaCGGAGACTATACAGATGACGTTGCTTTTCCAAAATGCCACCTCGCTGTATCATAATTAAGttaatattttgcaattaaGTTAGAGTTCAGATATCTTAATAGTATCACTGAATTTGCTGTCATACTACTGTTGAGAGTTTTTTAGTGGTAGAATTGCAAACTCGTAGTATTGGTGATTTTCAAAGATTAGTTTCATTTAACCTATTGTTTTTCACAATTTGTAAGGTGAATTaagtaagatttaaaaaaagctggTCCTGGAATTAATCAGTAGGGTTTATTACTTTAGAGAAATTTCTGTTTATGgctgccatttttttccagctctgaccCCTATTTCTAACTGCAGCACGTTAGTTTACCTTTGTCAGCATAACCTTTTCGTTTAATACagccatttttatttgcattatatAAAATGTTTGTTAAACCATTTTGTAAGAGTGGAGGATACTGATATCCTGGAAGTCTTTTATCTTAGTGCAAAAAAAGTTCAATATCCATAGCAATAATTCCACCTGGCTCAGCTACAACCGAGGATCATTTTTCTAATGAATATGACGCTACACACAAGTTGTTAGTGATCCCACAAGGCTGCACAGCATGACTGCCGTGCAATACAGTTACTGACACGATACTGTGTATACAGTCTGATATAGTCTTggtaaaaaaatgctgtatatAGCTAAATTCTATTTCCTGAACACTCCTTGAGTAATAGCTAAGTAGCAGTTAGTGATGCAGAAATTGCAAggcatattttacattttcataagCATTTCATTAGTATTTTAGGAGTTTAGAGCTTTGCTTTACAAAGATTGCCAATATATTTTCCTACCTCCTTCATAATAGTGTTGTGTAGAATCATCAAATGACCTGTCATAGCTCTGCTCAGTATAGGATGACTGCTGATAGGCATAATCACCATGTCCTACAAGGAATTGCAAAGATTTATCAGATACATTGTTAATATAACTTGAGATATATTGTTGAATACATATATTATGAAGCTGCTTATGCCCAAAGATGAGGCCAAGAGGAAATACAGACCCCTTAGATAGGAGGTTGAACACATGGCGAGGAAAGCCACATCTATGGATAAATCTCTTGCATTTACTAATCCAAACTTAGCTTTGGGCTCTTTTTGAAGCAGTTTGGATAGCAGGGTGCACTGATGCGTAAGTTTGTGTACCAGACTCCCATGCCCTGGGATTAGAATTTTCTAgcatttaaattagaaatgaatCGTAATGGGTTTGCCCTGTCCTTGAATGTGGCAGTCATGCTGGTCTACACTTTATCAGTATTACAGTGACTACAGCTCAGAGGAATTACCATCTGGATAATATTGTTGATTCATAGGTTCTGAGGAGCCTTGTCCATGACTGTACTGTTCACTGTAATATTCTTCCTGACCCATGTACTGCTGCGAGGAACCTGCAAGGCAAAGACAAGAGAGAGCAAACTGAGCCCATGGACTCCTAAGGgatgttaatttctttttttttcttgtttttctcttttttcttacttttttctctttttttttctttttttaagaaaacagtgttTACATCTGGGTAAGTAAACAAGCTATGTATGTATGTTGAGAGCAGTTTCAAAGATGTTTTGCtcacaagaaaaaggaaataaatttgtatTCTCAGAAAAAGCTGGTTGAAACTTAATTACACAATGGTCAGCAACATGCCCTAAACCCACTCACTTCTGTGGCAATACCGAAAGTAATGGCTACATTTCATCTACTAAACTGAGTTATTAGGAAGCACAGGAATGTATTCCATGCTCAAGAACACAGAcagaattaaatatattttaattaatgtattAATTTGTTTCTTAGCAAAATTCCATTTATGTTAGAATCAGTCTAGCAGCTTTGTTACCTCTTAGAACTTTTCCCAGAGAGGTCTTAGAGCATGGTAGTTATCCTCtggtgttttcctttccttggccTAATTTTTCGTACTAATTGCTGGCAAACTATATCTTCTTTGCAGAAATGTGTTCCTTGTTAACTGTGCCATGTTACGGCTGATCCAATACCatttgaaagaactgaaaagattCCCAGTGGCTTGAGTGAGCTGTATATCAAATTGTTCATCTTTTCTTTAGAGATATATGATCCCTTTtagacagaattatttttataaacacctgaaataattaaatagatAAATCTTGAAAATAGATTAAAGTTCATCTGATTGTCATGATACTTCCACCATTCAAGACTTCCTGTGTTCCCAGATGGGATTCCCTGTTTATAAATGTGACTTGGAAATTTTGTTGGCTTTCCTACCCCACAGGATGGACTGCATGTCATCAATCTAATAATAATTATATCAATAGTCTAATAATAGATTTTACCTTGCTGTGAAGCTCTGTAAGGGCCCATTGGTCGCTGACCCATCATGCTGTTGCCTTGATTGCTCTGACTCATCATGGCAATGGAGGATTGCCCCTGGTAATGCTGGCTCCCTCCTTGCGCCGAGTTGTAATGTGACGTTGCTGCTTGCTGGTGCATCATGGAGACTACAATGTACatggaaaatactgttttctaaaaGGATGTGACAGTTCTCTCCCTAGTCTCTTTGGAAGCAAGTTAAAACCTTCAACTAACATGCATCCCGATAATTCTGTGAATTTTCCACAGGGGGAGATGTTTTCCTACTGCATGTATTTAACTCTTCTGCACTGAAATCCAGAAAGGATGTTATTACATGGTCAGTTCTTGCCACTTGCTTCAgtcagacatttaaaaatgcatctagccttgattattattatttaaaagtatgtAATCATTATTACAGTAggattaaagaaagaaataagaactGATGCTTGTTCCTCTCTACCTCCTGACTAATTcattgctgcatttcttttctaatacATTCTTTCTTCTACTTCCATCTTCTTATATTCCTGATGATTGTacagtttaaataaaacagcattCTAGGATTTATTTGATCCCTAAATTTTGTATTGTCAGAAAGAATTCTCAAGCATTGGACATCCCATTCAATACTCAGTAGCAAACATTTTTTACAAATTAAGAGATTAATTCTGAGTTGTCTGCTAGTCTCTCTATGCCCTGCAAGCAGTGTGCAGTatcaataaaataacaaaaattggGCAGTAATGTACAAGCAGTAAATGTGTAATGCTCTTTGGCAGGCTCTTTCAGCTAGGATAAAGGTGCTTCTCAGATCCCTCCCACAGTTGTGGGATTTGGTGCCAGGGGCTATCAGACAGTGCTGCTACACTTTTAGCTAGCCCTCTTTTTCCCAACTCACTGCTAACCATAGCAAGCTAAAGCAAGTCTGAAACTGTCCTGACTTACACTGGTGCTTGATACGTTGAAATTCAGAGATGTCTTAAAGctgtcttttcctctcctaTGTTTGTTGCTgtctacagaaaatatttacagaacaaATTCATGTGTGGTAAACCTCTGAGGTCACTGAAAAGTCACGTTGGcccagaaggaggaagagggagttTACCTGGATTAGACTGCATGTTGATGTTTGTTCGAGAGACATAATTGCCTATTGACCCCTGGCCTTGCATTGGCACATTCTGAGATGCAGGCACTGTATGGCTATAACCAGGCCCAGTTCCATGACTGCTGACAGTCATACTCAGAGAGGTCGTGGGCATAGTGTTCTGGCCTGACTGCTGCATAGACACGTGATTAGGACctagaaaaattaaagagaGCAACAAGAAAATCTGTGCTATTATTGGCAACGTACAGTGAGCATTAAAGCCCTCGCGGCCTTTCTAAAATACCTTATGataaggcaaaacaaaacaaaaaaaatccttgttatTAAAATTCCCTGTTATCTACAGACAAATTAAAACTGCCTACTGCACAGTTAAGAGTGATCCTCCTCTTCCTGGCAGCCAAATCCAGGTTGTACAGAATTGCAGACAGGAAGAACAAAACCTTCAGCAATGACCTACAACCAGTTCCTTGCAGGCAGCAGAATTAACAAATGCCAGTAATTTCAGATGCTTCAGAAAATACATGGACTCTGGAACATAAACATCCCATCTGAAATttgtcctttccttcctcctgtcctgctgttgactcctcttcccccttcacACAGATGGTGACGATGGGAAGGCACAGGAGTGGCTCAGAAACACTGCACATTGCTGCATCCATTCGGTTCCTTTATAACCAACTAACCTTCTTAGCTGGGGCTTAGGACGTACCAAGGGACCCTCCCTCTCCTCAGAGGACAggcctctctctccctttcctgaaGTTTGACTGGAAGTACCTCAGACTTTCAGAAGATAAATTTTCCAAGTCACCAGAATAATCCCAGTCATTACAGTACTCCCTTTCCAACATCACTGTATGTAATTATCAGACTGCTCCAATTATAGCCTGGGTTTGTATCATCCTGCTTACCTGGCaatatgcttattttttaaaattgggGAGAATCTGGtccttattttttgttgtttgttgctGTAAATACTTTTATGAATGAATTTtggaaagttgttttcattgtgtATTGTTACTGTCTAAACTGTGATAGTGTATATTGTTGTCTATCTAAATTCAGCTGTATTATTGTCAGTCTAAATTAATTTAGGTAGAATGGAAGACATGCAGAATCCCTAGAAGAGACAGAATGATGTTGTAATGTTTAGataacaatattttaattcacagtTATTAAGTGTATCTACAGCCTCTGAAAAATGACTCTAATTCTCTTAGTACAAACTTCATTAATTACTCTTAATGGTATTTATAGACatcaaagtgagaaaaatcGGTGTAGATTATTATATTTTCATCTAATGGAGAGATGcaagcagcattttcaaaagacaGCCAGCTCTACTGAAATCAGCAGAGCCAGGTCAATATACCACTACAGAGACCTAGCCCTGTGTTTTGCTACAGTTTTATATGTCTTGTAAAGCTGGTACTTGTACTTGTGCAACACAAGACCACATGGTGTTTGAATGGAACTAGCAGGCTCCATCAGTGAGAGATGGAGTGAAGCCAGTGTTGGTAAACCTTGCCCTATTTGCATGGGAAAACTTACAGAATCCTTGCcgccttaaaagaaaaaaggtttggCTAATTTGTGAAagggaaaatatgaaaacatgaccaaaagtgtttaaataaaaacactaaACCAATAAGATAAATACAACAAAACATTGAACCTCTTTTATACTTTCATGAATCTAAGTCAGTTGGGTTTTTCTTTGAAAGGCATCCTTCATGATTTCTGAACAGTTAAAATTCTCAGTTGGGCCCAATTCTGTCCAGAGGCAGCTGAGTTTCACCGGTTGGTTTATTGAATCTAATGGGTTTGTCTGCAGGGCTACGGCATGAAGAATCACTGACTTGTGGATGGTGGATTACTTGAAATCTCAGTGGGTTGTTTTTTATCTTGTCCCCATCAACAGAATTGTTACAATTGACCTAGCTCTATGTACATAGGGAATTACCTAGTTACTGTCCTGCAGAGGTGATTCCTGTAAAGTCCTGACTGAGGACAACAATGAATAAAATGTAGTAGCTTCTATGTCTTCTTCCCTGTTCTTCCCTCTCTTACAATGCTGTACCTGTTCATTACAGACTTTCATCTCTATTGCCATTAGATGAGAAATTTTCACAAGTACTGGGGCCCATATATTTGAATTGTTTGTGTATATTTACTCCTAATTTCCAAAAAATACTGTCCAAGAATTGCTGACtgatgtaaaataatttctccatCTCAAAGTCTATCTACACATCAGGACTGCTGTGTCATATAGCATCATTGTGCTAATTTGATTCTAGCTGGCACAGAGACAGTAGCAGTAGAGGCTGACAACCAAGGGGGGTGTTCCCAAGCCCAAGGGTGTGAGGGTCCTATTCTCACAGCAGGCATGAGCAGCAGAGCACGTGTCATCACTGCTGCTCTTACCTAGGCTACTCAGGAGAGGCAAGCTACTGCCTTCTCAGTCACACCTTCATTTTGAAGGGTAGCTATCACCTCAGTCTGTTTTCCAGTGGAATAGTATTTGCATGATAAAATACTGGGCACTACCCAGGTGACTGGGCAGAGCGTGAACTACCCTGAGACCCCCACAACTCAGGCTGGGTTTTAGTACTGGGTTGGGGCAGCGTGAAGTAAACCTGCAACGTGAGCTTAACTGCCCTGGCTGCTTCTGTTCTGCGGACGACGAGTCTTCAGGACTGGCAGTCTAGTTCTTTCAGTCAGCACTAAATTACTATAAAGAATTGGAGGGTGGGGGGCAAATAAGAAAAACCAGCAACAATAACACTAAAAATGTAGATTCTTAGTAACAAACCCCAATGTTTTGACTGACTTATTATAATACTTATACTAGGtaataaatctttcaaaaagaagGCCTAGATAAATTTAATAAGTTCACTTTACAAGCTGTAACTGTTTAAAGTAGGTACCTCATCCATTAGTTTAAAAGGTACTATCAGCTTGACcacaaatggatttttaaaaagtcagaagtAATTTCATGGCTTGTATCTGCTCTTGAATCCCTCTGCCGAGGTCTGTGATTTTACAATCTGATATTTCTATTTATAGAAGCTGTTTTGCCTCCTGACACTCTGGGAAAGACCCACAGAAACAAGAAACTGACTAAATAACTATGaactacaaaataaataaacagattattcataatgtaaaaaaaaatgtttgtctttCAATTAGTTTCTTTTTAGTTGCatgaacaacagaaacaaatagACAAAGTATATTATCTTATTCATATGAAATGTCTGTGCAAACTCTTTGTCTATGTAGTACAATCTCTGCAAGCTTCTGTAGAGGACAAAGACTAATGTAacaccaaattatttttaagaaggcaTGTATCCTGGAAGGTCTTTGCAATCTAAAGGCTTGGTTGTGCGGTTAGTCATGCAAGGAATTCCATTTTACCCTGGCCAACCCCACCactatcaagaaaaaaataccataatatatattttttcttactgaaaactTGGATGCATCTTTACTTTGTGATTTTCATggcacattttttaaaaactatttttcatttcccctACAGAAATACTAAGCAGCTTGGAGTCCTTGTAGAACCCAACATCATTACTGAGTGTAGCCATTTTGTGATGATTTCAGCATGTGCCGGAAATCCCCATATGCCTGAAAGGTGAGTTAGGAGAGGTCTTTTACAGCTCTGTAAGTATATTCTGCATTAATGATTTTGTTGCCAagcaacagcaaagcagcacaaagGGGACCGAAGCTCACCATTGCTAATCTGACTCTGCatgagggaggaaggaggaaggccTGTCCCAATTGCATCGCTGAGATTGCTCTGTGAATGGAGAGATTGGTTGGATGCACTCTGAGTCATTCCTCCTGGGCCCAAGTTTATGTTTTGCGTTGGTGGCTGCAAATAACAAGGAGGAGAAGCAAATTTTCAGTtaggttttaattagaaaaataataaccCCCAAATTAGCCTGACTATGACTAAAAACTGCCTCAGCTAAATATGTGCTTCCTTCACTTTTTGGGCTTGCTTGCGTAAACCTTTCTTCATTTGACTACTATGTGTGAATGACATTAGTGTGATACAGAgaagctggcaggcagcacagtgAAGATCTTAAAATTGTTCTTATAGAGTCTGGCTTCTGTGCCCACTCCTCTGTACTTacataaatttcattttgtgcAGGTCAGAACATAACTGCTGAGGGGATATGCATTAGCAAAAACGATACAGAAGTGTGTTAACAAACTGACCTTTGTCAAGCATAAAGCTATGCTGTATTTTGTGTTATGTGCGATACCTCCAAAATCAGTCCATTTAAGAAGAATAACACAATGCTTAAAGACAAACCAATGCCCAAATGCTGAATTAGATTTCTGATCCAAAtagtggcatttttttcctgagtaaaGAATACAGGAAGAATAGGTAAACAACAATGAATCTGGAACAAATGGAGCCTGTTCGGATCTGTACCACTGCACCATTTATAGTATATAGACCTTGAGCTACAGAGACAGAGATTAACACAAATGTCCGAAAGAATGTTTTAAACACAGTAAAAGTAGCTTTTGAACTGTTTAGTGGTATACTTGACCACTTCAAAACTTTAACTagagaaatactaaaaaatggTTTATTGACAGTGATCAGTAACAGAATCAAAAAGAACATTTCGCTCTGGCATAGTAAATGTATCTGATGGTAGCACTGGTACTTACAGCTGGAAGCAAGGACTGCATATTCTGGTTAGAATCTGCTATTGTTGCCAGGTAAACCAGGTTTCTGTGCAAGATTTGTTGGTATCTACAGAATAAGGAGTAAAGCTTATTTGGAAACGGCTAACAATACAGAAAATtccaaacctttctttttttttttttctatttacaaaTGATTAGTTAAATTACATTAGCCCACTTTTCATCTGTCATAATAAATAGTAATGACCTACATCTGTGCTGTCATGCCTTTCACCAAGGATCAGTATGTTCAACACCTCTGTTACAAATGGGTAAacttgggggaagagagaagtAAAATACATTCTCCTTTGAAAGCACTTTGAGTGAACCGTGAAGCTGGGACCTCAGTCTTTGAGCACTGACACCCAGTCAGCTGCTCTAACAATTAaccactttttcttcctctgtataACAAGGGTCCTGGTATTAATGAAATTCCAGAACTCCAAAAACCAAAGCCTGTTTGCCCTGCCAGCAAGTTGAGaagaacaagattttttttcaagagtgCTCTGACTGGAGTGTTTACTCAAGTAAGCACCACTAGGACCATTTACGCTTCTTCACAGTTCTCGATGAACTGGAAAAGCTCATAATAAAGAACAGGAGGGCATCCAAAAGCAAACTAACAGCTGTGCCACTGAACAAAGTGAAGAGTCAAACTTTTGGAAACAGGGAGGGTTccaagaagggaagagaaaatgcttttctagcATGAGTTTTCTTCTGATAGGGGAAAATGGGTGGGAAATGGGAAAAGTGGCAAAAAAATGAAGCCAGAATAGTGGCATGACTTCTTTAGCAAAGGTAActtttttagacttttttttcctgcatttggCCCCATAACTTGACCTTTCATGGGGCAGATGGGCTATTCTTCCTGACTGAGATTTAAAAgtttataaaagcattttgctttcaagATGAGGAATAGTAAGCAGTCACATAAACTGGTATGTCATTTTAGCCATAGATAACCACATTGCCGATCCTTAACATCTAATTACCTTCTGATGAAAATGTGTTATTAACTTTGTACCTGATTCTACTGTTTAATGAATTTGCATAGACTCAGTAATCCATTAACCATAATTATTTAGAATTATTGTAATAAATGATCTGTTAGAAATATTGTAAATACTCAAATACTTTGGAAAAGTACGTATCTTAATACAAGTGAATCTAAAAAAAGATAGTCCAAGTATTTTCTCAGTGATCAGTGAACAGAACTGTTCATAGTAGTGTTCTTGAGAAAAAGTACACCAAAAATTTCTAACGTACTCCAAAACTCGTAATACTCACTGAGTACATTCTGCAGTTTTCCCCTTGCTCTGATAATCCATAATACATTGTATTAGATGGTGATTTTCATCTAGCATCTGCGTAAAAGAAATGTGATCAAAACACATTACTACAAGAAACATATTAAAGTCCTGTGTTTTTGTGATACGCCACATTCACCCTTCTTGGCAGCTGATGGtgttttgtgctgttttgttgCCTTGGGTTATTACAAAGTACCTACACGTGACTTTATTGAGCCACAAGATTGTGCTTTTCACATCATGCATTTATGaacagctattttaaaagtagttaGTTGAAAT is part of the Grus americana isolate bGruAme1 chromosome 17, bGruAme1.mat, whole genome shotgun sequence genome and encodes:
- the SS18L1 gene encoding calcium-responsive transactivator isoform X1, yielding MSVAFASARPRGKGEVTQQTIQKMLDENHHLIQCIMDYQSKGKTAECTQYQQILHRNLVYLATIADSNQNMQSLLPAPPTQNINLGPGGMTQSASNQSLHSQSNLSDAIGTGLPPSSLMQSQISNGPNHVSMQQSGQNTMPTTSLSMTVSSHGTGPGYSHTVPASQNVPMQGQGSIGNYVSRTNINMQSNPVSMMHQQAATSHYNSAQGGSQHYQGQSSIAMMSQSNQGNSMMGQRPMGPYRASQQGSSQQYMGQEEYYSEQYSHGQGSSEPMNQQYYPDGHGDYAYQQSSYTEQSYDRSFDDSTQHYYEGGNSQYSQQQAGYQQGAAQQQTYSQQQYPNQQSYPGQQQGYGPAQGASTQYSSYQQGQGQQYGSYRASQTGPSAQQQRPYGYEQGQYGNYQQ
- the SS18L1 gene encoding calcium-responsive transactivator isoform X2, producing the protein MSVAFASARPRGKGEVTQQTIQKMLDENHHLIQCIMDYQSKGKTAECTQYQQILHRNLVYLATIADSNQNMQSLLPAPPTQNINLGPGGMTQSASNQSLHSQSNLSDAIGTGLPPSSLMQSQISNVSMMHQQAATSHYNSAQGGSQHYQGQSSIAMMSQSNQGNSMMGQRPMGPYRASQQGSSQQYMGQEEYYSEQYSHGQGSSEPMNQQYYPDGHGDYAYQQSSYTEQSYDRSFDDSTQHYYEGGNSQYSQQQAGYQQGAAQQQTYSQQQYPNQQSYPGQQQGYGPAQGASTQYSSYQQGQGQQYGSYRASQTGPSAQQQRPYGYEQGQYGNYQQ